Proteins co-encoded in one Pseudomonadota bacterium genomic window:
- a CDS encoding cytochrome c, with protein sequence MRPITAFVTGVVVTIAVPLVSALVFFKMGLVAVNADASPGWVERQLAGLSREASIARNAPRTDNPVAAIDETLRSAVTLYKDNCAGCHGGSQGPSDFGLAFYPPAPQFVNRKRPFGDTDGELFYVIKHGIRLTGMPAFGGQKRPLLKDEEIWGLVRFLKAMQSLPPSVAEEWRGHPTTAPSGTASASPAPAATESAAPAASGSPAVDGERDDE encoded by the coding sequence ATGCGTCCCATCACAGCATTCGTCACCGGCGTCGTAGTCACCATCGCCGTGCCCCTGGTGAGTGCCCTGGTCTTCTTCAAGATGGGTCTGGTTGCCGTGAACGCAGACGCCTCTCCCGGCTGGGTCGAGCGTCAGCTGGCTGGCCTCTCGAGAGAGGCCTCCATCGCCCGCAACGCCCCGCGCACCGACAACCCGGTGGCGGCCATCGACGAGACCCTCCGTTCTGCCGTGACCCTCTACAAGGACAACTGCGCGGGTTGCCACGGCGGCTCGCAGGGCCCCAGCGACTTCGGCCTGGCCTTCTACCCGCCTGCGCCGCAGTTCGTGAATCGCAAGCGCCCCTTCGGCGACACCGACGGTGAGCTGTTCTACGTGATCAAGCACGGCATCCGGCTCACCGGCATGCCCGCCTTCGGTGGGCAGAAGCGACCGCTGCTCAAGGACGAGGAGATCTGGGGCCTCGTTCGCTTCCTGAAGGCAATGCAGTCGCTGCCCCCCAGCGTCGCAGAGGAGTGGCGAGGCCACCCCACGACTGCCCCATCGGGCACCGCCTCCGCGTCGCCAGCCCCTGCGGCAACGGAATCAGCGGCACCCGCAGCCTCCGGTTCCCCCGCCGTCGATGGAGAGAGAGATGACGAGTGA